One window of the Sciurus carolinensis chromosome 8, mSciCar1.2, whole genome shotgun sequence genome contains the following:
- the LOC124990886 gene encoding LOW QUALITY PROTEIN: keratin, type I cytoskeletal 19-like (The sequence of the model RefSeq protein was modified relative to this genomic sequence to represent the inferred CDS: inserted 1 base in 1 codon) — protein MTSYSYRHSSATXSLGGLGGGSVRFGVGGAFREPSIHRGSGGRGISVSSARFVSSSSSGGYGGGYAGVLAGSDRLLAGNEKITMQNLNDRLASYLDKVRALEQANGDLEVKIREWYQKQGPGPSRDYSHYFKTIEDLRDKILGATIENSRIVLQIDNARLAADDFRTKFETEQALRLSVEADINGLRRVLDELTLARTDLEMQIESLNEELAYLKKNHEEEISALRGQVGGQVSVEVDSAPGIDLAKILSDMRSQYEVMAEKNRKDAEAWFTSRTEELTREDAGHLEQLEISKTEVTDLRRTLQGLEIELQSQLSMKASLEGTLAETEARYRARLAEIQAVISSIEAQLRDVRADTERQNLEYQQLMDIKSRLEQEIATYRSLLEGQDAHYNNLPNQLNI, from the exons ATGACCTCCTACAGCTATCGCCATTCCTCAGCCA CATCCCTCGGGGGCCTGGGAGGCGGCTCCGTGCGTTTTGGGGTTGGGGGCGCCTTCCGCGAGCCCAGCATCCACCGGGGCTCAGGTGGCCGTGGCATATCCGTGTCCTCCGCCCGCTTCGTGTCCTCGTCCTCCTCCGGGGGCTATGGTGGCGGCTATGCTGGCGTCCTGGCCGGGTCCGACCGGTTGTTGGCGGGCAACGAGAAAATTACCATGCAGAACCTCAACGACCGGCTGGCCTCCTACCTGGACAAGGTGCGCGCCCTGGAGCAGGCCAATGGCGACCTGGAGGTGAAGATCCGCGAATGGTACCAGAAGCAGGGACCCGGGCCCTCCCGCGACTACAGTCACTACTTCAAGACCATCGAGGACCTGAGGGACAAGATTCTTGGTGCCACCATTGAGAACTCCAGGATTGTCCTGCAGATTGACAACGCCCGTCTGGCTGCAGATGACTTCCGAACCAAGTTTGAGACGGAGCAGGCCCTGCGCCTGAGCGTGGAGGCCGACATCAATGGCCTGCGCAGGGTGCTGGACGAGCTGACCCTGGCCAGGACTGACCTGGAGATGCAGATCGAGAGCCTCAACGAGGAGCTGGCCTACCTGAAGAAGAACCACGAGGAGGAAATCAGTGCCCTGAGGGGCCAGGTGGGTGGACAGGTCAGCGTGGAGGTGGATTCTGCTCCAGGCATCGACCTAGCCAAGATCCTCAGTGACATGAGAAGCCAATATGAGGTTATGGCTGAGAAGAACCGGAAAGATGCTGAAGCCTGGTTCACAAGTCGGACCGAGGAGCTGACCCGGGAAGATGCCGGCCACTTGGAGCAGCTCGAGATAAGCAAGACCGAGGTCACTGACCTGCGACGTACCCTCCAGGGTCTTGAGATTGAGCTGCAGTCACAGCTCAGCATGAAAGCCTCCCTGGAAGGCACCCTGGCAGAGACCGAGGCCCGCTACAGAGCCCGGCTGGCGGAGATCCAGGCGGTGATCAGCAGCATCGAAGCCCAACTGCGTGATGTGAGGGCTGACACGGAGCGCCAGAACCTGGAGTACCAGCAGCTCATGGACATCAAGTCCAGGCTGGAGCAAGAGATCGCCACCTACCGCAGCCTGCTGGAGGGCCAGGATGCCCACTACAACAATCTGCCCAACCAGCTCAACATCTGA